The proteins below are encoded in one region of Litoribacterium kuwaitense:
- a CDS encoding SDR family oxidoreductase produces MDLPFQVDLQNKVAVITGGSGVLGSVLSQALARCGAKVAVLARNQEKIDRVVNTINNNGGNARGYSVDVLDQQQLLEVKKQINETWGSIDILINGAGGNHPKATTSQEYYGEKATQDTQTFFDLESAAVDELFQLNFSGTLIPTQVFAKDMPQTSGATIINISSMNAFTPLTKIPAYSGAKAAVTNFTQWLAVHFSKVGIRVNAMAPGFFLTEQNRNLLLDEQGNYTERADKIISQTPMERFGEAEELVGTLLWLVDSRASSFVNGIVVPIDGGFSAYSGV; encoded by the coding sequence ATGGATTTACCTTTTCAAGTTGACTTGCAAAATAAAGTAGCGGTCATCACTGGCGGAAGTGGTGTGCTTGGGTCCGTATTAAGTCAAGCCTTGGCTCGTTGTGGAGCAAAAGTAGCCGTTTTAGCACGAAATCAAGAGAAAATTGACCGCGTCGTCAACACGATTAACAACAACGGCGGTAACGCACGTGGGTATAGCGTCGATGTGCTTGACCAGCAGCAGCTATTGGAGGTCAAAAAGCAAATCAATGAGACATGGGGATCCATTGATATTCTAATTAATGGCGCAGGGGGAAATCATCCTAAAGCAACGACGAGCCAAGAATATTATGGCGAAAAAGCAACACAAGATACGCAGACTTTTTTCGATTTAGAATCTGCGGCCGTCGATGAGCTATTCCAGCTTAATTTTTCCGGTACTTTAATTCCGACACAAGTTTTTGCGAAAGATATGCCCCAAACTTCAGGGGCGACGATTATCAATATCTCATCGATGAATGCTTTTACCCCGCTCACTAAAATACCAGCATACAGCGGCGCTAAAGCAGCGGTAACGAATTTTACCCAATGGTTAGCTGTTCACTTTTCTAAAGTGGGCATCCGGGTCAATGCAATGGCTCCCGGCTTCTTTTTAACAGAACAAAACCGCAATCTTCTGTTAGATGAACAAGGGAATTACACAGAACGGGCGGATAAAATTATTTCGCAAACACCGATGGAACGTTTCGGAGAAGCGGAAGAGCTCGTTGGGACTTTGTTATGGCTTGTTGATTCGCGTGCTTCCAGCTTCGTCAACGGTATCGTCGTCCCGATTGATGGCGGCTTTTCAGCTTATTCTGGTGTGTAG
- a CDS encoding YetF domain-containing protein gives MDYIEATLRIFVSFFVLLILTRLIGRKEISQLTFFNFASAIAIGTLAASITVNQSISITYGVYALVIWALLTIVMGLVDIKSKTLRTMIEGQPVIVIKQGQVMEKELKKMRLDIDALKGLLRKKNIFSIQDVDYAILETDGKLSAIKKDGKQTVTKQDMNIPLKTATIATPTQVISDGEIDHLNLEKLQLREEWIIQQLQQAGVQSVSDVFYAEINKDGALYIDKRNDSVR, from the coding sequence GTGGATTATATAGAGGCTACATTACGCATTTTTGTGTCATTTTTTGTTTTGTTAATTTTAACAAGACTCATTGGCCGCAAAGAGATCAGTCAGTTAACATTTTTTAATTTTGCTTCTGCAATTGCAATTGGAACGCTGGCTGCTTCTATAACGGTGAACCAATCGATCAGCATCACTTACGGCGTTTATGCTCTTGTCATTTGGGCCTTATTAACGATTGTTATGGGGCTAGTTGATATTAAATCAAAAACGTTACGAACGATGATTGAAGGACAGCCTGTGATTGTGATTAAACAAGGGCAGGTGATGGAAAAAGAGCTTAAAAAGATGAGGTTAGATATTGATGCGTTAAAAGGATTATTGCGAAAGAAAAATATTTTTTCTATTCAAGACGTTGACTACGCAATCCTTGAAACAGATGGGAAGCTGTCAGCGATTAAAAAAGACGGTAAACAAACAGTAACAAAACAGGATATGAATATCCCCTTAAAAACAGCAACAATAGCGACACCGACGCAAGTCATTTCTGACGGGGAAATTGATCATTTGAACTTAGAAAAATTACAACTTCGTGAGGAGTGGATTATTCAACAATTACAACAAGCTGGAGTACAATCTGTTTCAGATGTCTTTTATGCGGAAATAAACAAAGACGGGGCGTTATACATCGATAAAAGAAATGATAGCGTACGTTAA
- a CDS encoding SDR family NAD(P)-dependent oxidoreductase produces MSKTAIITGAGSGLGMATALRLAQEGVNISVVDVDAEAGNETVEQLKSAGVEALFIQADVSKQEDVKKYVEQTVEQFGGIDYFFNNAGISGSGKYFLETTIDEIDKIVGINLLGALYGVRYVAEVMVRNGGGSIVNTSSSAGVTGQDSVVTYAATKHAVVGMTKSLVAEYASAGLRVNAVAPGPTETKMVKEFYEANPKMKENATGGIPQKRLGTPEEVAELVTFLLTSKAQYINGEVIRIDGGFTNTK; encoded by the coding sequence ATGAGCAAAACAGCGATTATTACAGGAGCAGGAAGCGGATTAGGGATGGCGACAGCGCTTCGTTTAGCTCAAGAAGGTGTTAACATTTCAGTCGTGGATGTCGATGCCGAGGCTGGGAATGAAACGGTTGAACAACTCAAAAGCGCTGGTGTGGAAGCGCTTTTTATACAAGCGGACGTTTCAAAGCAAGAGGACGTAAAAAAGTACGTAGAGCAAACGGTTGAACAGTTTGGCGGCATCGATTATTTCTTTAACAATGCTGGAATTTCAGGTAGTGGAAAATACTTTTTGGAGACAACGATTGATGAAATCGATAAGATCGTAGGCATTAATCTTCTTGGAGCCTTATACGGAGTTCGGTATGTCGCAGAAGTGATGGTGAGAAATGGCGGGGGCTCAATTGTAAATACTTCTTCAAGTGCAGGGGTCACCGGTCAAGACTCAGTTGTGACTTATGCGGCCACGAAACATGCCGTAGTTGGCATGACAAAAAGTCTTGTTGCGGAATATGCGAGTGCTGGGCTTCGGGTAAATGCGGTCGCGCCTGGACCGACAGAAACAAAGATGGTCAAGGAATTTTATGAAGCAAACCCTAAAATGAAAGAAAATGCGACAGGTGGCATTCCACAAAAACGTCTTGGAACCCCTGAAGAAGTAGCAGAGCTCGTGACATTTTTACTTACTTCTAAAGCGCAGTATATTAATGGAGAAGTTATTCGGATTGATGGAGGCTTCACAAACACAAAATAA
- a CDS encoding methyl-accepting chemotaxis protein: MSIPYIKEILQEKPMITVFDHEKYLFYAPSDELNFGHQPGDPLPEGYLNYQMVNETGTTVVKVGEEEFGVPFNSISFPIKENDEIIAAVNVAVSTRKQDTYSNIVRSIDSIADSLLDKVQDIAAHSEELSATTEQVSENTKMAAAYSTKVTDVTGTIKGISEQTNLLGLNAAIEAARVGSAGAGFGVVAKEVRKLSNDSKAATVSIEETLNAIKNSISRLENDFQEIAQSSQEEAMLLQDFMQEIEKLKNTSSDLKAFMEENILS, from the coding sequence ATGTCAATTCCGTATATAAAAGAAATTTTACAAGAAAAACCAATGATTACCGTATTTGATCATGAAAAATACTTATTTTATGCTCCGAGCGATGAATTAAACTTCGGTCATCAGCCTGGAGATCCCTTACCAGAAGGCTATTTAAATTATCAAATGGTGAACGAGACAGGTACGACAGTCGTCAAGGTTGGTGAAGAAGAATTCGGGGTTCCGTTTAATAGTATATCGTTTCCAATAAAAGAAAATGATGAGATCATTGCTGCTGTCAATGTTGCGGTTAGTACAAGAAAACAAGATACGTACTCAAATATAGTAAGGTCTATTGACAGTATTGCTGATTCATTGTTAGACAAAGTTCAAGATATTGCAGCGCATTCCGAGGAGCTATCTGCGACGACAGAGCAGGTGTCGGAAAATACAAAAATGGCTGCGGCTTATTCCACAAAGGTAACGGATGTGACAGGAACGATTAAAGGAATTAGTGAGCAAACGAATTTATTAGGTTTAAATGCAGCTATTGAAGCAGCGAGAGTAGGGAGTGCAGGGGCAGGTTTTGGAGTCGTGGCAAAAGAGGTAAGAAAGCTATCCAATGATTCCAAAGCTGCAACCGTGAGCATTGAAGAAACTTTGAATGCAATTAAAAATTCCATAAGCAGGCTCGAGAACGATTTTCAGGAAATAGCACAATCGTCTCAAGAGGAGGCGATGCTCTTGCAAGATTTTATGCAAGAGATTGAGAAGTTGAAAAACACGTCAAGCGATCTAAAAGCGTTTATGGAGGAAAACATCCTAAGCTAA
- a CDS encoding thermonuclease family protein, whose product MTSLKKFLFTLCVLPALLIGCSQADDRTEKNTSVEEREQSPLVDAEVTRVVDGDTIEVSLEGKEESIRLLLVDTPETKHPNLPVQAFGPEASQFATDTLEGEAVQLEYDGPKRDKYDRLLAYIWIDGQNFNQMLLDEGLARFAYVYDPPYTHQEAFIGAEEMARATKKGIWSIEGYATEDGFDMEKVESSEKSLENEKEEENDQKEAQTASTPTKQNLSDLPYDPFGPDRDCNDFSTQAEAQRFFEAAGGPEEDPHRLDGDNNGIVCESL is encoded by the coding sequence GTGACATCTTTGAAAAAATTTTTATTTACACTATGTGTCTTACCTGCGCTTTTAATCGGCTGTAGTCAGGCTGATGACCGTACCGAAAAAAATACGTCTGTAGAAGAACGTGAACAATCGCCACTTGTCGATGCTGAAGTAACGCGGGTCGTGGATGGAGATACGATCGAAGTGAGTCTTGAAGGAAAAGAAGAGTCGATTCGCTTACTGCTCGTAGACACCCCTGAGACAAAGCATCCGAATTTACCTGTACAGGCGTTTGGTCCAGAAGCCAGTCAATTCGCTACAGACACCTTAGAAGGAGAGGCGGTACAACTAGAATATGATGGTCCAAAAAGAGATAAATACGATCGCCTCCTCGCCTACATCTGGATTGACGGGCAAAACTTTAATCAAATGTTGTTAGACGAAGGACTTGCACGATTCGCGTACGTATATGATCCACCATACACACACCAAGAAGCGTTTATCGGGGCTGAAGAAATGGCACGGGCGACGAAGAAGGGCATTTGGAGCATCGAAGGATATGCAACAGAGGATGGATTTGATATGGAAAAGGTAGAGAGCTCAGAAAAATCACTGGAAAACGAAAAAGAAGAAGAAAACGATCAAAAAGAAGCACAGACTGCCTCTACTCCTACTAAACAAAACCTATCTGACCTGCCCTACGATCCGTTCGGGCCAGACCGTGATTGCAATGATTTCAGCACCCAAGCGGAAGCACAGCGATTTTTCGAAGCGGCTGGCGGACCTGAAGAAGATCCCCATCGATTAGATGGGGACAACAATGGTATTGTTTGTGAGAGCTTGTAA